One window of Medicago truncatula cultivar Jemalong A17 chromosome 2, MtrunA17r5.0-ANR, whole genome shotgun sequence genomic DNA carries:
- the LOC25486910 gene encoding zinc transporter 1 — translation MMSSLTTTLKLLFFYVIFILPILVSCDSCKCETEQTKENSEKNEALHYKLGSIASVLVCGALGVSLPLLSKRIPILSPKNDIFFMIKAFAAGVILATGFIHILPDAFESLNSPCLKEKPWGDFPLAGLVAMLSSIATLMVDSFASSYYQKRHFNPSKQVPADEEKGDEHVGHVHVHTHATHGHAHGSATSSQDSISPELIRQRIISQVLELGIVVHSVIIGISLGTAQSIDTIKPLLVALSFHQFFEGMGLGGCISQAKFESRSTAIMATFFSLTTPIGIAIGMGVSSVYKDNSPTSLIVEGVFNSASAGILIYMALVDLLAADFMSPRMQNNFKIQIGANISLLLGSGCMSLLAKWA, via the exons atgatGAGTTCTCTTACTACTACCTtaaagcttttatttttttatgtgatttttatcCTCCCAATTCTTGTTTCATGTGATTCATGCAAATGTGAAACTGAACAAACCAaagaaaatagtgaaaaaaatgAAGCCCTTCATTACAAACTTGGTTCAATTGCATCTGTCCTTGTTTGTGGTGCTCTTGGTGTAAGCCTTCCATTATTGAGCAAAAGAATTCCAATTCTAAGCCctaaaaatgacatatttttcaTGATTAAAGCCTTCGCGGCCGGTGTAATTTTGGCAACCGGTTTTATTCACATACTTCCGGATGCATTCGAGAGTTTGAATTCGCCTTGTCTTAAGGAAAAACCTTGGGGTGATTTTCCACTTGCTGGACTTGTTGCTATGTTGTCTTCTATAGCAACTTTGATGGTTGATTCATTTGCATCTAGCTATTATCAAAAGAGACATTTTAATCCTTCTAAACAAGTTCCAGCAGATGAAGAAAAAGGTGATGAACATGTTGGTCATGTACATGTTCATACACATGCTACACATGGTCATGCTCATGGATCAGCTACCTCTTCTCAAGATTCCATATCACCTGAATTAATTAGGCAGAGGATCATATCACAA GTGTTAGAGCTAGGAATAGTGGTCCATTCAGTGATTATTGGAATATCTTTAGGAACTGCACAAAGCATTGATACCATAAAGCCTCTCCTAGTGGCCTTGTCTTTCCATCAATTTTTTGAGGGAATGGGGCTTGGTGGCTGCATATCTCAg GCCAAATTTGAGTCTAGATCCACAGCAATTATGGCAACATTTTTCTCCTTAACAACACCAATTGGGATAGCAATTGGGATGGGAGTATCAAGTGTATACAAAGACAATAGCCCAACTTCTCTAATTGTTGAAGGTGTTTTCAATTCTGCTTCAGCTGGAATCTTGATTTACATGGCACTAGTTGACCTACTTGCAGCTGATTTTATGAGTCCAAGGATGCAAAACAATTTCAAGATCCAAATAGGAGCAAATATTTCACTTCTTTTAGGTTCAGGTTGCATGTCCTTATTGGCTAAATGGGCTTAA